The sequence below is a genomic window from Ignavibacteriales bacterium.
GTACAACGTGTTCGCCGAAAGCTTTGGATAAATTATTTATTCTAATCATATCAGATCGTTGGCCACAGCCACAATGTTATTTTTACCAGTACCATGTCAAACAATAGTATCATCAATGATGATATCACAACCGATGTTGTAGATGCTTTCCCGACGCCTTCTGTGCCGTTTGTTGCGGTGTATCCTTTATATGAACCAACCACTCCGACTATAAATCCGAAAACAAATGTTTTGGCAACACCCGGAATTGCATCGCCATACTCAACCGCGCTGACAACCGCATCGATATAATATTCTATACTCATATTCTGAACAAGAACAACTGCTATGTAGCTTCCGAACAAAGCAATGAAGATAACGTACACTGTTAACAACGGCAGAATAAATGTACATGCAAATATTCTCGTGACGACAAGATATTTGAAAGGATTAACTGCGGATACTTCCATTGCGTCGATCTGCTCGGTCACTCGCATAGAGCCTAATTCAGCACCTATACCGGAACTTACTCTTCCCGCGAAAATCAATGCTGTTATCACAGGTCCAAGTTCACGCACAATGGAGATTCCAACCGAGCCGGGAAGAAATGCTTCAGCACCAAACCTTACAAGTACAGGCTGGGTTTGCATTGCCAGTACCAGTCCAATTATAAACCCGGTAATGCTTACTATAGGCAAGGTTTTTATTCCCAGTTCATCCATATGTTTACGGATCTGTTCAACCTCGTATGGTGGAATGAAAACATTTTTGAAAAACATTACTGAGAACTGAAAAAGTCCGGCAATTGTTTCAAAAAATTCTAAAACTTTCTTTTCAAAGTCGGATGTTATTTTTTCACGGGCTGTTTTTGATTTCACGGATTGTTCGGTGTGAATTTTAATTTCAATCGGATAATTATTTAGATATTCAGCTTAAATCCTTTTGAAAAATAAATAAAAATCGTATTAAAATAAATTTTACTTTTCATTATGCTGAATTAGTCAAATGCATTGATATAATGTTTTAGCTCAGGTTTTTTATTCTGATTAAATAGTATGGTTACAACATCAAACCTGCAGTCAGCTTCTTTTATTTCTTTATTATAAAAATAAAGCTGTGCCATTCGTTTTATCTGTTTAACTTTATTTTTTGTGATAGCATATTCGGGCTCGCCGAATTCAAGATTTTTACGCGACTTCACTTCAACAAATATTAATAAATCCTTCGATGGCTCCTTTGCAATAATGTCAATCTCACCCTTTCCATACCTGTAATTTGTCTCAACGATTTCATAACCACTTTCTTTCAGAAAATCAATAGCTAGCTGTTCGCCTTCATCGCCGACTTGCTTTGTTTGATACGTCATTGTTGTACCTGAGAAAAATCCAGTTGAAGAATTTTCGATTCCGGAAGAATTTTTTTCAAAAAAGTTTTTCTATGATACGGTGAAACCCCGATCCTTTTTATTGTGCTTATATGAAATTGTGTCGGATATCCTTTATTCTTCTTCCAGTTGTATTCAGGATATTCTTCATCCAGCATATGCATAATCCCGTCCCGTGTTACTTTTGCAAGTATGGAAGCTGCCGCGATTGAAAATGATTTTGAGTCACCTTTAACTATTGCCCTGGTTTTCATTTCTGAATTGAAAATTTTATTGCCGTCTATCAAAACAATATCGGGTTTAATATTCATTTTATTAACGGATTGCTTCATAGCCTTTAATGATGCCTGCAAAATATTTATTTCATCAATTTCTGAATGAGAGATTTCCGAAACTGAAAATGCCAGAGCTTTTGATTTAATAATGTCAAAAAGATTATCACGTTCTGATTCATTTAATTGTTTTGAATCATTTACACCTTCAATAAAATCGTCAGGATGGAAGATGACCGAAGCCGCCACCACAGGTCCTGCAAGCGGTCCCCTTCCTGCTTCATCAACCCCGGCGATCAATTTTATTCCATTTGTTCTGTAGCTGTCGTCGAATGATTTCATCTGCCAAAATAAATTGCAATTAATCCGAATACCATTCCTGCTTTAAGCATCCTGCTGATTTTATTCAGGTTACTCTTTGTTGTCTTTTCAAAAACTGTTCTCAAAACATGGACTAGGATCAGGTCAACCGTAAGCAATACAATGATAAAGAATTCAATCTTATAAATTTGTGTAAAATAAGGATACGAAGTAAAAAAAATAAGTGCCACTGTAATTATGGAAATTATCTTCTGCGTCAATGGTATCCCAAACCTTGAAGGGAATGTAAATATGCCGGATGAAATATCCCCATCAATATCTTCAATATCTTTTACAAGTTCGCGTACAAGGTTTATAAGGAATGCAAACAATGCCGGTATAACAGCCGCATTAATATTCTTTGCGACGATACCGCCATAAATAAAAGTAAGTGCAGTAAGCAGCGCAACAGTAACATTTCCAATTATCGGAATCTTCTTAAGAATATAGCTGTACATGAACAAAAGAATATTTGCCGACACAACAATTATAAGAGCGTCAAGACTTACAAATATGGCAGCAATGACTGATAAAAAAACAAATAGAAAATAAACTACCAGAGCTTTGCTTTGTGAAATGTCGCCGGAAGGAAGCGGTCTTTGAGGTCGGTTAATTTTGTCAATGGCAATATCAAAATAGTCATTAAT
It includes:
- a CDS encoding ABC transporter permease, with translation MHTEQSVKSKTAREKITSDFEKKVLEFFETIAGLFQFSVMFFKNVFIPPYEVEQIRKHMDELGIKTLPIVSITGFIIGLVLAMQTQPVLVRFGAEAFLPGSVGISIVRELGPVITALIFAGRVSSGIGAELGSMRVTEQIDAMEVSAVNPFKYLVVTRIFACTFILPLLTVYVIFIALFGSYIAVVLVQNMSIEYYIDAVVSAVEYGDAIPGVAKTFVFGFIVGVVGSYKGYTATNGTEGVGKASTTSVVISSLMILLFDMVLVKITLWLWPTI
- a CDS encoding YraN family protein; the encoded protein is MTYQTKQVGDEGEQLAIDFLKESGYEIVETNYRYGKGEIDIIAKEPSKDLLIFVEVKSRKNLEFGEPEYAITKNKVKQIKRMAQLYFYNKEIKEADCRFDVVTILFNQNKKPELKHYINAFD
- a CDS encoding ribonuclease HII, yielding MKSFDDSYRTNGIKLIAGVDEAGRGPLAGPVVAASVIFHPDDFIEGVNDSKQLNESERDNLFDIIKSKALAFSVSEISHSEIDEINILQASLKAMKQSVNKMNIKPDIVLIDGNKIFNSEMKTRAIVKGDSKSFSIAAASILAKVTRDGIMHMLDEEYPEYNWKKNKGYPTQFHISTIKRIGVSPYHRKTFLKKILPESKILQLDFSQVQQ
- a CDS encoding geranylgeranylglycerol-phosphate geranylgeranyltransferase, which produces MKKTSAWIKIVRPLNLLITFITVIVAVIICSYTKIDLGITLLAALSSIFSAASGNIINDYFDIAIDKINRPQRPLPSGDISQSKALVVYFLFVFLSVIAAIFVSLDALIIVVSANILLFMYSYILKKIPIIGNVTVALLTALTFIYGGIVAKNINAAVIPALFAFLINLVRELVKDIEDIDGDISSGIFTFPSRFGIPLTQKIISIITVALIFFTSYPYFTQIYKIEFFIIVLLTVDLILVHVLRTVFEKTTKSNLNKISRMLKAGMVFGLIAIYFGR